In the Euphorbia lathyris chromosome 5, ddEupLath1.1, whole genome shotgun sequence genome, one interval contains:
- the LOC136230978 gene encoding uncharacterized protein produces MALPFGKLGILIGAGILGSVLAKEGRLPNVSDMVSGAFKIGLRQIKRDDSTSSVSKPHNDSLMAQVNSLRQELQMLASNRPITIVTASGQGASKYGIIVVVVVVGYGYVWWKGWKLPDMMFATRRSLSDACTSIAEQLESVYGSIRNTRRELSSDISRVDSNLDEVALLTANTQEKVTELLEDSGRIGHDVRYVRDAVETLELKISRIEGKQDLTNLGVKKLVEYANNLDNNLLEENKQASRSKPQVTFSPKASLPPPSSEPTSPSVSNGSAEVQHPFHSSASATPLQIGNGISGVAETSPTGISSGITASDDNGTPSWFRRPFLSRTRSATNSVLHQAGSRRQ; encoded by the exons GTATTCTTGGCTCAGTTCTTGCAAAAGAGGGGCGCTTGCCAAATGTTTCTGACATGGTTTCTGGTGCATTTAAG ATTGGTTTGAGGCAGATTAAAAGAGATGATTCTACTTCATCCGTTAGCAAGCCACATAATGACTCCTTAATGGCTCAG gtTAACAGTCTTCGGCAGGAGCTGCAAATGTTAGCATCAAACAGACCAATTACCATTGTAACTGCAAGTGGGCAAG GTGCAAGTAAATATGGAATTATTGTTGTTGTGGTTGTAGTTGGCTATGGCTATGTTTGGTGGAAG GGTTGGAAGCTACCTGACATGATGTTTGCAACAAGACGAAGTCTATCTGATGCTTGCACTTCTATAGCCGAACAACTTGAGAGTGTTTATGGATCAATCAGG AATACCAGGAGGGAATTATCTTCAGATATTAGTCGCGTGGATTCTAATTTAGACGAGGTAGCTTTGCTCACTGCTAACACACAAGAAAAG gttactGAGCTGCTAGAAGATTCAGGAAGGATTGGTCATGATGTTCGATATGTTCGTGATGCAGTTGAAACACTG GAACTTAAAATCAGCAGAATAGAAGGGAAGCAG GATTTGACAAACCTTGGAGTAAAGAAGTTGGTCGAGTATGCCAACAATTTGGATAATAACTTGCTCGAAGAGAATAAACAG GCGTCAAGGTCCAAACCACAGGTTACATTCTCACCAAAG GCGTCTTTGCCGCCTCCATCAAGCGAACCAACTTCTCCTTCTGTTTCTAATGGATCTGCAGAG GTTCAGCACCCTTTTCATAGTTCTGCCTCAGCCACACCCCTGCAG ATCGGTAACGGGATTTCAGGCGTAGCTGAAACTTCACCTACTGGAATTTCTAGTGGCATTACTGCTAGTGATGATAATGGCACTCCAAGTTGGTTTAGAAGACCCTTTCTTTCAAGGACACGCAGCGCAACAAACTCCGTACTGCACCAAGCGGGTTCTCGCAGACAATGA